From Helicobacter anatolicus, the proteins below share one genomic window:
- a CDS encoding SLC5/6 family protein translates to MWILSLYGTAIGAGVLFLPINAGMGGLIPLLAMLVLAFPLTYLTHRALCRFVLEGSEKSDDITVVGEKYFGKFGGGVLTLLYFFAIFPILLVYSVGITNNISSFMIHQLGMGEPDRLLLSFCVVAVLMAVVSFGEEIIVKTMSVIVFPFIAVLVISALWLIPKWNGALFENISFSGIDGQNLWVVMLLILPTMVFAFNHSPIISSLAVHCKEQYGKDADKKASSIIAGSNILMLITVMFFVFSCAMCLSPEEFQEAKAENLPILSYLANHFNDMTVFAFLAPIVAFVAMSKSFFGHYLGAREGLNRILFHITGDKISLGMANKITGIITFIVAWLVAYKDPNVLGIIESIGGPILAIILYLMPLYAIYKFPQLHKYKNFAQNIFIFIFGLITISTVIYKMFF, encoded by the coding sequence ATGTGGATTTTGAGTCTTTATGGCACAGCAATTGGTGCAGGCGTGCTATTTTTACCCATTAATGCGGGAATGGGGGGATTGATCCCATTGCTTGCAATGCTGGTTTTAGCATTTCCATTGACATATCTTACACATAGAGCTTTATGTAGATTTGTTTTGGAAGGGTCAGAAAAAAGTGATGATATTACAGTTGTGGGGGAAAAGTATTTTGGTAAATTTGGCGGAGGGGTTTTAACACTGCTTTATTTTTTTGCAATTTTTCCTATTTTATTAGTTTATAGTGTGGGAATCACAAATAATATTTCAAGTTTCATGATACATCAACTAGGAATGGGAGAACCAGATCGCTTGCTTCTTTCTTTTTGTGTTGTAGCAGTTTTGATGGCGGTAGTGAGTTTTGGGGAAGAAATTATTGTAAAAACAATGTCAGTAATTGTATTTCCGTTTATCGCGGTACTTGTGATTAGTGCATTGTGGTTGATTCCAAAATGGAATGGTGCATTGTTTGAAAATATTAGCTTTAGTGGTATAGATGGACAAAATCTTTGGGTGGTAATGTTGTTGATTTTACCAACAATGGTATTTGCCTTTAATCACTCTCCAATTATTTCTTCACTAGCCGTGCATTGTAAAGAGCAGTATGGAAAAGATGCGGATAAGAAGGCTTCAAGCATTATTGCAGGAAGTAATATTTTAATGTTAATTACAGTAATGTTTTTTGTTTTTTCTTGTGCAATGTGTTTGAGCCCAGAAGAGTTTCAAGAAGCAAAGGCAGAAAATCTTCCTATTTTGTCGTATTTAGCTAATCATTTTAATGATATGACAGTTTTTGCATTTTTAGCACCAATTGTGGCTTTTGTGGCAATGAGCAAGTCATTTTTTGGGCATTATTTAGGTGCAAGAGAGGGGCTTAATAGAATTTTATTCCATATAACAGGTGATAAAATTTCCTTGGGAATGGCCAATAAGATTACAGGTATTATTACTTTTATTGTTGCTTGGTTAGTGGCTTATAAAGATCCAAATGTTCTGGGAATTATTGAGAGTATTGGTGGTCCTATTTTGGCAATTATTCTTTATCTCATGCCTTTGTATGCAATTTATAAATTCCCTCAATTGCATAAATATAAAAATTTTGCACAAAATATATTTATTTTTATCTTTGGATTGATTACAATTTCAACGGTAATTTATAAAATGTTTTTTTAG
- a CDS encoding L-serine ammonia-lyase yields MNSILDIYKVGVGPSSSHTMGPMKIAKHFVDLLINQNLVEKTTRILVDVYGSLSLTGKGHQTDLAIFLGLAGNAADTVDIDLIPTFLKNLKEQKYLRVYGGKYQIPFDDEKDIIFHKEFLKLHENGLRITAFSGDDVILCKTYYSVGGGRIVEEEKFGQENLSSHQVPYPFSSAKELLDYCNENSLSISSIVIENELVSHSMEEIKAYFDTIYFTMKACMLRGFNKEGLLPGCLKVARRAPLLYRELIANKANQEDPMRVFDWVNLFALAISEENASGGRIVTAPTNGACGIVPAVLFYYDHFVQKLDQDMYMRYFATSAAIGLLYETNASISGAEVGCQGEVGVACSMAAAGLAELLGGNAKQVCMAAEIGMEHNLGLTCDPVAGLVQIPCIERNAIASIKAINAARMALSRRSDAKVSLDDVIATMYQTGRDMHAKYKETSQGGLALTLNHCG; encoded by the coding sequence ATGAATAGTATTTTAGATATTTATAAAGTAGGTGTTGGGCCATCGAGTTCTCATACAATGGGACCCATGAAAATCGCAAAGCATTTTGTCGATTTGTTGATTAATCAAAATCTTGTTGAAAAAACTACGCGTATTCTTGTGGATGTTTATGGCTCTTTGTCTCTTACAGGAAAGGGACATCAAACAGATTTGGCAATTTTTTTAGGGTTAGCAGGAAATGCGGCTGATACTGTAGATATTGATCTTATTCCTACTTTTTTAAAGAATCTAAAAGAGCAAAAATATTTAAGGGTTTATGGGGGGAAATATCAAATCCCTTTTGATGATGAAAAAGATATTATTTTTCATAAAGAATTTTTAAAGTTACATGAAAATGGTTTAAGAATCACTGCATTTAGCGGAGATGATGTGATATTGTGCAAGACTTATTATTCTGTAGGTGGAGGTAGGATTGTCGAAGAAGAGAAATTTGGACAAGAGAATCTTAGCAGTCATCAAGTGCCTTATCCTTTTTCTTCAGCTAAAGAGTTGTTGGACTATTGCAATGAAAATTCTTTGTCGATTTCTTCAATTGTGATAGAAAATGAGCTCGTATCTCACAGCATGGAAGAGATTAAAGCCTATTTTGATACGATTTATTTTACTATGAAAGCTTGTATGTTGCGTGGTTTTAATAAAGAGGGGCTTTTGCCTGGATGTTTAAAGGTAGCAAGAAGGGCACCTTTGTTATATCGTGAGTTGATTGCAAATAAAGCAAATCAAGAGGATCCAATGAGGGTTTTTGATTGGGTAAATCTTTTTGCTTTGGCTATTTCTGAGGAAAATGCATCTGGAGGGAGAATTGTTACTGCCCCTACAAATGGTGCATGTGGGATTGTTCCTGCGGTATTGTTTTATTATGATCATTTTGTTCAAAAACTTGATCAAGATATGTATATGCGTTATTTTGCTACAAGCGCTGCTATTGGTTTGCTTTATGAGACAAATGCCTCAATTAGTGGGGCAGAAGTAGGGTGTCAGGGTGAAGTAGGCGTAGCTTGTTCAATGGCGGCAGCAGGTCTTGCAGAGTTGCTTGGTGGAAATGCAAAACAAGTGTGCATGGCTGCAGAAATTGGTATGGAGCATAATTTGGGGCTTACTTGCGATCCAGTAGCAGGGTTGGTGCAAATTCCTTGTATTGAGAGAAATGCAATTGCGTCTATTAAGGCAATTAATGCGGCAAGAATGGCACTTTCTCGTAGGAGTGATGCAAAAGTAAGTCTTG
- a CDS encoding cupin domain-containing protein, whose product MQIIHWNHDNFEKFGTKILHENQSAKEIQITMPKDCVMKEHSAPFDISVQVLKGKIWFKIDQEEVVLNALDMVTLDAKIVHSLGAYEDSIVRLSLSKNDTAVRLNNILK is encoded by the coding sequence ATGCAAATTATTCACTGGAATCATGATAACTTTGAAAAATTTGGTACAAAAATCCTACATGAAAATCAAAGTGCCAAAGAAATCCAAATCACTATGCCAAAAGATTGTGTTATGAAAGAACATTCTGCGCCATTTGATATTAGCGTACAAGTATTAAAAGGAAAAATTTGGTTTAAAATTGATCAAGAAGAAGTTGTGCTTAATGCTCTTGATATGGTCACTCTAGACGCCAAGATCGTGCATTCTTTAGGAGCATATGAAGATAGTATCGTGCGCCTTAGTCTATCAAAAAACGACACTGCTGTGCGCTTAAACAATATTTTAAAATAA
- the thiF gene encoding thiamine biosynthesis protein ThiF yields MKIKFNGQIVDTSFESSLEFFIHHSKDENDVWIVNGFATKMNEKLKENDELFCIPRNTLPPKEALDSMMRARHTPRLHEKLKKGSVAVCGLGGLGSHIAIMLARSGVGRLRLIDFDVVEPSNLNRQSYMVEDLGKFKTEALKSQIEKINPFIEVCIHTLKIDEENIKDLFVGDAIVCEAFDSAIAKAILIKNLHKFFKDTILICGSGLAGYGDSNSIQTRKIANNFYMCGDLKSEAKVGRGLMAPRVNICAGHQANLVLELLAEAYEK; encoded by the coding sequence GTGAAAATAAAATTTAATGGACAGATTGTAGATACTTCATTTGAAAGCAGTTTGGAGTTTTTTATCCATCATAGTAAAGATGAAAATGATGTGTGGATTGTTAATGGTTTTGCAACGAAGATGAACGAAAAATTGAAAGAAAATGATGAGTTATTTTGTATTCCTAGAAATACTTTGCCACCAAAAGAAGCATTAGATTCTATGATGAGGGCGCGTCATACTCCCAGGCTTCATGAGAAATTAAAAAAGGGAAGTGTTGCGGTGTGTGGGCTTGGTGGATTGGGTTCTCATATTGCAATTATGCTTGCAAGAAGTGGGGTGGGGCGATTGCGTTTGATTGATTTTGATGTTGTTGAACCTAGTAATTTAAATCGTCAATCTTACATGGTGGAAGATTTGGGAAAATTTAAAACCGAGGCATTAAAAAGTCAAATTGAAAAAATTAATCCTTTTATTGAGGTGTGTATTCATACATTAAAAATTGATGAAGAAAATATTAAAGATTTGTTTGTTGGTGATGCCATAGTGTGTGAAGCATTTGATAGTGCTATTGCAAAGGCAATTTTGATAAAAAATCTTCATAAGTTTTTTAAGGATACAATTTTAATTTGTGGCTCTGGATTGGCAGGATACGGGGATTCTAATAGCATACAAACTAGAAAAATTGCAAATAATTTTTATATGTGTGGGGATTTGAAAAGTGAGGCAAAAGTAGGTAGAGGGTTGATGGCACCGCGTGTAAATATTTGTGCAGGACATCAAGCAAATTTGGTATTAGAGCTTTTGGCCGAGGCTTATGAAAAATAA